The Coraliomargarita parva genome contains a region encoding:
- a CDS encoding cellulase family glycosylhydrolase, which translates to MKAVAALCLVSTPLVAQSMPDTWSSTVVGSSGQGGQATFVQGKWLLTGTGAGITGVSDHFQFAHRSFRGDASMTVFLESLSSGQDEALAGIMMRSNATQGSAYAAVVATPSKGIRFRWRSASGVMSEALAAGGVIQAPVWLRLTRSGNTVIGNYSYDGENWLQLGEPQPVALSNSALAGLCLSSDQSLSPGLKSAAFSHLSLTLPRWSSRDIGSPAMRGWTEFDGETMIVHGGGTDIYGNSDQFHFASQTTLEDVTVLARVEALTESGPHAKSGVMVRESKDPASSYAFLFVKPGGRVGFEFRNGTGRPSGGFEEVEGVPVPCQLALVRSGNTFTAYYSTDGAEWIRVGEPQVLPMEPTVQAGLAVSANNHELLNRTAFTDVAVLPTGWTSVDLGQPAIRGSVSYDGLNWVVSGGGSRLWDTGEQFHFTSRDYLGDVTLVARMERLQESAFWPKAGLMMRDGLGPNASYAYVFMTPDGVGFTGRSREGGPSVALGLKPGVEFPQWLKLVRRGGLVTAYHSANGQDWIELGGKLPVSIGEDARIGLAVNAVGGAALNSATFRYLDYGPNDLKAPFLKQNGIHLRNDYGAGDIVPLRGTNLGGWIMHETWFSGTDRSGLPDAISVYDKLTERFGVTGRNRVYAAYRFNFVTTRDLDLMREWGINCIRLPFWWANVYESGGAWRGEAFTHLDWFIDEAWKRGIYTILDYHGVPGGAGAWPTSGDRRGTYFATPGYHPLVGESWQKIAAHFEGHPGVAGYDLLNEPGAVWDYGAEALRSHMNFLYHAVRDGDPDHTVFIGTWGPKGPANYEWLVDPKAMGWSNVSYKIHLYAEGAASHDVSMDAIRSVADYGVGVFKRSQAAGWNVPTLVGEFGGGRTPEHYAYQRRVFSESGMSWTNWFWKNAVGKAGGEGADMGDIVPNPEGWFPLPDLQHDSMEQILNAYRHQRTDSTACVENPVAKAGMGLPTSVDDWYRTAAGSSLSVSFTDGVLANDLSPHAKRSKLDAVLVDRPEHGRLSLSANGSFLYKPESGFIGTDRFRYRVADPNIDAANIATVYLRVDE; encoded by the coding sequence TTGAAAGCTGTCGCCGCGTTGTGCCTCGTCTCGACGCCCCTGGTGGCGCAATCCATGCCGGATACCTGGTCTTCCACGGTGGTCGGCTCGTCAGGTCAAGGCGGACAGGCTACTTTTGTTCAGGGTAAATGGCTACTGACGGGCACCGGTGCCGGCATTACAGGCGTCTCCGATCACTTCCAGTTCGCGCATCGCTCTTTTCGGGGGGATGCCAGCATGACCGTCTTTCTGGAGTCGCTTTCGTCGGGGCAGGACGAAGCGCTTGCCGGAATCATGATGCGTAGTAATGCGACGCAGGGTTCGGCTTATGCCGCGGTTGTCGCCACTCCATCAAAGGGGATTCGCTTTCGCTGGCGTTCCGCGTCGGGTGTCATGAGCGAGGCGCTTGCGGCCGGTGGAGTGATTCAGGCACCCGTTTGGCTGCGGTTGACCCGTTCGGGCAATACGGTGATCGGGAACTATTCATACGATGGGGAGAACTGGCTTCAACTTGGAGAGCCGCAGCCGGTTGCCCTATCCAATTCGGCCTTGGCCGGGCTTTGTCTTTCATCGGACCAGAGTTTGAGTCCCGGTTTGAAATCGGCGGCCTTCTCGCATCTGTCCCTGACCCTGCCGCGCTGGTCGAGCCGCGATATCGGTTCGCCCGCCATGCGCGGATGGACTGAGTTCGATGGGGAAACGATGATCGTGCATGGTGGCGGAACCGACATCTACGGGAATTCGGATCAATTCCATTTTGCGAGTCAGACCACGCTGGAAGATGTCACAGTCCTGGCCCGGGTCGAAGCTCTCACCGAATCGGGCCCGCATGCAAAGAGCGGTGTCATGGTGCGCGAAAGCAAGGATCCGGCATCCAGCTATGCCTTTCTCTTTGTGAAACCTGGCGGCCGTGTCGGCTTTGAGTTTCGGAATGGCACCGGCAGGCCGAGCGGAGGCTTTGAAGAAGTCGAAGGGGTGCCCGTTCCCTGTCAACTCGCATTGGTGCGGAGTGGGAATACATTCACTGCGTATTATTCGACCGATGGTGCCGAATGGATTCGGGTGGGGGAGCCGCAAGTGCTGCCGATGGAGCCCACGGTGCAAGCCGGGTTGGCCGTGAGTGCGAATAATCATGAATTGCTCAACCGGACCGCCTTTACAGATGTCGCGGTCCTGCCGACCGGATGGACCTCGGTCGATCTTGGCCAACCGGCCATCCGTGGATCGGTCAGCTATGACGGCCTCAACTGGGTGGTGAGTGGCGGTGGCTCCAGGCTGTGGGATACCGGGGAACAGTTTCATTTCACCAGTCGTGATTACCTTGGGGATGTGACGCTCGTTGCCCGGATGGAGCGATTACAGGAGAGTGCTTTCTGGCCCAAAGCGGGATTGATGATGCGTGACGGGCTTGGGCCGAATGCCAGTTATGCCTATGTGTTCATGACTCCGGATGGGGTCGGCTTTACCGGGCGGAGTCGTGAGGGTGGCCCTTCGGTGGCGCTCGGACTGAAGCCGGGGGTGGAGTTTCCCCAATGGTTGAAACTGGTTCGCCGTGGCGGTTTGGTGACAGCCTATCACTCTGCCAACGGTCAGGACTGGATCGAGCTCGGGGGGAAGCTACCCGTCTCGATCGGTGAAGACGCTCGCATCGGGCTGGCGGTCAATGCGGTTGGCGGCGCGGCTTTGAATTCCGCAACATTCCGTTATCTGGACTATGGACCCAATGATTTGAAGGCTCCCTTCTTGAAGCAAAACGGGATCCACCTGCGCAATGACTATGGTGCGGGCGATATTGTGCCGCTTCGAGGCACCAATCTGGGAGGCTGGATCATGCACGAGACCTGGTTTTCCGGAACCGACCGCTCCGGGCTGCCGGATGCGATCTCAGTCTATGATAAATTGACCGAACGTTTCGGCGTCACCGGGCGTAACCGGGTCTATGCGGCCTACCGGTTTAACTTTGTGACCACAAGGGATCTCGATCTGATGCGGGAGTGGGGGATCAATTGCATCCGCCTGCCCTTCTGGTGGGCAAACGTCTATGAAAGTGGAGGAGCCTGGAGGGGGGAAGCTTTCACGCATTTGGATTGGTTTATCGACGAAGCCTGGAAGCGGGGGATCTATACGATTCTCGACTATCATGGCGTTCCCGGGGGCGCGGGGGCATGGCCTACGTCCGGAGATCGGCGCGGCACCTATTTCGCCACCCCGGGCTACCATCCATTAGTTGGCGAAAGCTGGCAGAAAATCGCCGCACATTTCGAGGGGCATCCGGGGGTGGCCGGCTACGATTTGTTGAACGAGCCGGGTGCCGTCTGGGACTACGGAGCGGAAGCCCTGCGCAGCCATATGAATTTCCTGTATCACGCTGTTCGTGACGGCGATCCCGATCACACCGTCTTTATCGGGACCTGGGGGCCGAAGGGGCCGGCCAACTACGAGTGGTTGGTGGACCCGAAGGCGATGGGCTGGAGTAATGTCAGTTACAAGATCCACCTCTATGCCGAGGGAGCCGCCTCGCACGACGTATCCATGGATGCGATACGTAGTGTGGCCGATTACGGTGTGGGTGTATTCAAGCGGTCGCAGGCGGCGGGTTGGAATGTGCCGACTCTCGTCGGCGAGTTCGGAGGTGGGCGGACGCCGGAGCATTACGCTTACCAACGGAGGGTCTTTAGCGAGAGTGGAATGAGCTGGACGAACTGGTTCTGGAAGAACGCCGTGGGCAAAGCGGGGGGCGAGGGCGCTGACATGGGCGACATCGTGCCGAATCCGGAGGGGTGGTTTCCCCTGCCTGACCTGCAGCACGATTCGATGGAGCAAATCCTCAATGCCTACCGTCATCAGCGCACCGATTCGACGGCCTGCGTGGAGAATCCCGTCGCGAAAGCCGGTATGGGCCTGCCGACCTCGGTCGACGACTGGTATCGGACGGCCGCGGGGAGTTCGCTGAGCGTTTCCTTTACCGACGGTGTGCTGGCTAATGACCTCAGCCCCCATGCTAAGCGCTCCAAGCTGGATGCCGTCCTGGTGGATCGTCCCGAGCACGGACGCTTGAGCCTTTCGGCCAACGGTTCGTTTCTGTATAAGCCGGAAAGCGGCTTCATCGGCACGGACCGCTTCCGCTACCGGGTGGCAGATCCGAATATCGATGCCGCCAATATCGCCACGGTCTATCTTCGCGTGGATGAGTAG
- a CDS encoding PEP-CTERM sorting domain-containing protein gives MKSPIITILALSGAAFSLAQAETVLFSDNFDTSANSWDVNFEYDSGTRQSGTLGNSQYYVADEPGYWAQVDHDSYLDALSIHGNGPTYDTSVTPYTTFDYDLAAGESLSMSIDLNPYDDASSWAAMSIGNTGGAEAISTGFGVLVRSDATYEIWSSGSSVASGTATSFTDYGTLEILVSGVSGAAYTWDGSDADVEVIFEGSSIYAATITGGYTQNFLTLLSYNAGGANGFDNLTVSVVPEPSTYAMLAGCFGLAFVILKRRRQA, from the coding sequence ATGAAATCCCCGATCATCACTATACTCGCACTCTCCGGAGCTGCTTTCTCGTTGGCCCAAGCGGAAACCGTCTTGTTCTCCGATAACTTTGACACCTCGGCAAACAGTTGGGACGTTAATTTTGAGTATGACTCAGGCACACGTCAAAGTGGAACCTTGGGGAACTCCCAGTATTACGTGGCGGATGAGCCCGGATATTGGGCACAAGTTGACCATGACAGTTATCTGGATGCTCTCAGTATTCACGGTAACGGTCCTACCTATGATACCAGCGTGACACCTTACACGACGTTTGATTATGATTTGGCGGCCGGGGAATCGTTATCAATGAGCATCGATCTCAATCCTTACGATGACGCCTCTTCATGGGCAGCGATGAGTATTGGTAATACTGGAGGCGCCGAGGCGATTTCTACCGGATTTGGTGTCTTGGTGCGTAGTGACGCCACTTACGAAATCTGGAGCAGTGGTTCATCGGTCGCGTCAGGCACTGCAACAAGCTTTACCGATTATGGAACGCTTGAGATTCTTGTCAGTGGTGTGAGTGGTGCTGCGTATACTTGGGATGGATCCGATGCAGACGTCGAAGTGATCTTCGAAGGTAGCTCTATCTATGCTGCTACGATTACAGGCGGTTATACACAAAACTTCCTGACGCTGCTCAGCTATAATGCCGGTGGTGCCAACGGTTTCGACAATCTAACTGTTTCAGTCGTTCCCGAGCCTTCCACCTATGCGATGCTTGCAGGTTGCTTTGGTCTGGCCTTCGTAATTTTGAAGCGCCGTCGTCAGGCCTAA
- a CDS encoding PEP-CTERM sorting domain-containing protein has protein sequence MHPRRGFVPAGIFLCPNSFDHFEVSIVPEPSTFAILAGCVGFAFVLVQRRREA, from the coding sequence GTGCATCCCCGTCGCGGCTTTGTCCCGGCGGGGATTTTTTTATGCCCGAATTCCTTCGATCACTTCGAGGTCTCGATTGTTCCGGAGCCTTCGACCTTTGCGATTCTTGCCGGTTGCGTCGGATTCGCATTCGTGCTGGTCCAGCGCCGCCGCGAAGCATAG
- a CDS encoding family 78 glycoside hydrolase catalytic domain: protein MLLPTHLRCEALTNPLGITTAEPRLSWIPESAERAQRQTAYQLVASSDPEALADGNFDLWDSGKVESNATLNIHYRGKRLALGDRCWWQVRLWDGDGKVSDWSKPACFGQGPTDAEWQGEWIGDDRARDIKLPPAPFDGANWIWCNGHEPVTGFSCTFIGTIDLPAGAEVEHAEFAVTADNFYRLFFRGEQFALSDEYALPWKRPMIRDFTERLNPGANHFVIQVDHHGKGPAGLLFKLSVRLADGSQHQLVSDGSWKVGTAMIDDYPKHGLDSNWSDCRIVAPYEKSPWGMIRGINNLLPRASYLRTEFKLSKSVAHATLYATALGWHDVYLNGSRAADIYFESGSTDYTKRVYYRAFDVTQILLEGTNCWGVTLADGWYSGYTGWFHLRDLYGKHPRFSGQLHVRYIDGSTETFITDEHWRAGDGPVEEADILMGERYDARKELPGWALPKFDDTFWGAVHTGAEVQPLREPHPGPPVVALRDESFKPVSIHSPEDGVWICDMGQNFAGFARIKVNEPAGTEISLRFAERLKPDGTLYRINLRTARATDTYICKGDGEEIWEPRFTFHGFQYVEISGLSQPPSLDTVTGIPLSSDTPISGRFECSDAMANQLASNVYWSQRSNFIDIPTDCPQRDERMGWTFDAQIFLPSAVLRADVQTFFDKWMVDLDDARDPDGLFPWVAPRVLRAREGGDFWNSCSPGWTDAGVICPWLIYEAYEDKTQLAEHYPQMKALVEWYRKNSRPDLLPPENYACLGDWLNIDAETPKDLIRTAYFARTTEYTAKAARVLGKDQDTKELQALLSDIKYVFNETFVADDGRIAGNTQAAYALALTFGLLNETQVGQAGQHLVEAIEERDGCLSTGFIGTQPLLPALSMVGRHDVAYRLLHNDRFPSWNFSIKNGATTMWERWDGWTPEKGFGDPFMNSFNHYSFGAVYQWMMESIGGIQMLDTAYQEILIAPEPGGHLTHAKVSYASVRGLIQCRWKLEDGHMELDVTIPANTTAILRLPTQDLCMVTESGQAILDATGVQRHPAAPCGQVQLRLESGHYRFNVPTSKTALLEKLPC from the coding sequence ATGCTCCTCCCCACTCACTTACGTTGCGAAGCCCTGACAAACCCGCTCGGAATAACAACCGCCGAGCCCCGCCTCAGCTGGATTCCCGAATCCGCCGAACGGGCCCAACGCCAGACCGCATACCAATTGGTCGCCTCAAGCGATCCGGAGGCCTTGGCTGACGGAAACTTTGACCTCTGGGACAGCGGCAAGGTCGAATCGAACGCCACTTTGAATATACACTACCGAGGCAAACGCCTCGCTTTGGGTGACCGTTGTTGGTGGCAAGTCAGGCTGTGGGACGGTGACGGCAAGGTCTCCGACTGGAGCAAGCCGGCCTGTTTCGGCCAGGGCCCGACCGACGCGGAGTGGCAGGGCGAATGGATCGGCGACGACCGGGCTCGGGACATCAAGCTCCCTCCGGCCCCTTTCGACGGTGCCAATTGGATCTGGTGCAACGGCCACGAACCGGTGACAGGCTTTTCCTGCACCTTCATAGGGACAATCGACTTGCCGGCTGGTGCGGAAGTCGAGCACGCCGAATTTGCCGTAACGGCGGATAATTTTTATCGGCTCTTCTTCCGTGGCGAGCAATTCGCACTCAGCGACGAATACGCCCTCCCCTGGAAGCGGCCGATGATCCGCGACTTTACCGAGCGGCTCAATCCGGGTGCCAACCACTTCGTCATCCAAGTCGATCATCATGGAAAAGGTCCTGCGGGTCTCCTCTTCAAGTTGAGCGTCCGCCTTGCCGATGGTTCGCAACATCAGCTCGTCAGCGACGGCTCATGGAAAGTCGGCACAGCGATGATCGACGACTACCCGAAGCACGGCTTGGACTCGAACTGGAGCGATTGCCGGATTGTGGCGCCTTACGAGAAATCGCCTTGGGGCATGATCCGGGGTATCAACAACTTACTCCCGCGAGCCAGCTATCTTCGCACTGAGTTCAAGCTCAGCAAATCCGTCGCCCACGCCACGCTCTATGCCACCGCACTCGGTTGGCATGATGTCTATCTGAACGGATCCAGAGCGGCCGACATTTATTTCGAGTCGGGGTCCACGGACTACACGAAACGCGTTTACTACCGTGCCTTCGATGTGACCCAAATCCTGCTGGAAGGGACCAACTGCTGGGGCGTCACTCTGGCCGACGGCTGGTATAGCGGCTACACCGGCTGGTTTCACCTTCGCGACCTCTATGGGAAGCACCCGCGTTTCAGCGGGCAACTGCATGTTCGCTACATCGACGGCAGCACGGAAACGTTTATAACGGACGAGCATTGGCGAGCCGGCGACGGGCCGGTCGAGGAAGCCGACATCCTGATGGGCGAACGTTACGATGCCCGCAAAGAGCTCCCCGGCTGGGCGTTGCCGAAATTCGATGATACATTCTGGGGCGCAGTCCACACGGGTGCCGAAGTTCAACCACTTCGCGAGCCCCACCCCGGTCCGCCGGTGGTCGCCTTACGGGACGAGTCTTTCAAACCGGTATCCATCCATTCGCCGGAAGACGGTGTCTGGATCTGCGATATGGGACAAAACTTTGCCGGCTTTGCCCGGATCAAGGTCAACGAACCCGCCGGCACGGAAATCTCCTTACGCTTTGCCGAGCGTCTCAAGCCGGACGGCACACTCTATCGAATCAACCTGCGCACCGCACGCGCCACCGACACCTACATCTGTAAAGGCGATGGCGAAGAGATTTGGGAACCGCGTTTCACCTTCCACGGTTTCCAGTATGTCGAAATCAGCGGACTCTCTCAGCCTCCCTCCCTGGATACCGTCACCGGCATCCCGCTCAGTAGCGATACCCCGATCAGCGGTCGGTTCGAGTGTTCGGATGCCATGGCTAACCAGCTCGCGTCGAATGTTTACTGGAGCCAGCGTTCCAACTTCATCGACATCCCGACCGACTGCCCCCAGCGCGACGAACGCATGGGCTGGACTTTCGACGCACAAATCTTCCTGCCCTCCGCCGTCCTCCGGGCCGACGTGCAAACGTTCTTTGATAAGTGGATGGTCGACCTCGACGACGCACGCGACCCCGACGGCCTCTTTCCCTGGGTCGCGCCCCGAGTCCTCCGCGCGCGTGAAGGCGGCGACTTCTGGAACAGCTGCAGTCCCGGCTGGACGGATGCAGGGGTCATCTGCCCCTGGCTGATCTATGAAGCCTACGAGGACAAGACACAGCTCGCCGAACATTACCCGCAGATGAAAGCGCTGGTGGAATGGTATCGAAAGAACAGCCGCCCCGACCTTCTGCCCCCCGAAAACTACGCTTGCCTCGGTGACTGGTTAAACATCGACGCGGAAACGCCCAAGGACCTGATCCGCACCGCCTACTTCGCCCGAACAACGGAATATACCGCCAAAGCGGCACGTGTGCTGGGTAAAGATCAGGACACCAAGGAACTGCAAGCACTGTTGTCCGACATCAAGTATGTCTTCAATGAAACTTTCGTGGCCGACGACGGTCGTATCGCCGGCAACACACAAGCCGCCTATGCCTTGGCTCTGACCTTCGGCTTGCTAAACGAAACGCAGGTCGGGCAGGCGGGACAACATTTGGTTGAAGCCATCGAAGAACGCGATGGTTGCCTCTCCACCGGCTTCATCGGCACACAGCCGCTTCTCCCCGCCTTGTCCATGGTCGGCCGCCATGATGTGGCTTACCGGCTCCTCCACAACGACCGCTTTCCATCATGGAATTTCTCGATCAAGAACGGCGCCACGACCATGTGGGAACGCTGGGACGGATGGACACCCGAAAAAGGCTTCGGCGATCCCTTCATGAATTCCTTCAACCACTATTCCTTTGGTGCGGTCTACCAGTGGATGATGGAATCTATCGGCGGCATTCAGATGCTGGATACCGCCTACCAGGAAATTTTAATCGCCCCCGAACCCGGAGGTCACCTGACGCATGCCAAGGTCAGCTACGCAAGCGTTCGAGGCCTGATCCAATGTCGATGGAAACTCGAAGACGGGCACATGGAACTCGATGTCACGATTCCCGCCAATACAACAGCCATCCTTCGACTGCCGACGCAGGACCTGTGCATGGTCACTGAAAGCGGACAAGCCATCCTCGATGCGACCGGCGTCCAAAGACATCCGGCGGCACCGTGTGGCCAAGTTCAGCTCCGGCTCGAATCCGGGCACTACCGCTTCAATGTCCCGACCTCGAAGACCGCCCTATTGGAAAAGCTCCCCTGCTGA